In Candidatus Contubernalis alkalaceticus, the following proteins share a genomic window:
- a CDS encoding DUF1294 domain-containing protein, which yields MRIFRHKTKQLHFTHGISLIIFLNLFVTYFYLNR from the coding sequence ATGAGGATTTTTCGCCATAAAACAAAGCAACTACACTTCACCCATGGCATATCACTCATAATATTTTTGAATTTATTTGTAACATATTTTTACTTAAACCGGTAG
- a CDS encoding DUF3795 domain-containing protein, whose amino-acid sequence MNEKLIAPCGMNCSLCISYQFMKNDLNKQGFRKKYCPGCIPRGKNCTHMSDGCELLGKGKVRFCYECEAFPCKRLKSLDKRYRSKYHMSMIENLTYIQENGIEGFLKKEEEKWQCQECGTVICCHNGLCLNCNLETLQRNKKYRWNEE is encoded by the coding sequence ATGAATGAAAAGCTAATTGCTCCTTGTGGAATGAATTGCAGCTTATGCATTTCTTATCAATTCATGAAAAATGACTTGAACAAACAAGGATTCCGCAAGAAATATTGTCCCGGCTGTATTCCGAGAGGAAAAAACTGTACTCACATGAGTGATGGATGTGAATTGCTTGGAAAAGGGAAAGTCCGATTTTGCTATGAGTGTGAAGCCTTTCCCTGCAAAAGGTTGAAATCATTGGATAAGCGCTACCGCTCAAAATACCATATGAGCATGATAGAAAATCTTACATATATTCAAGAAAATGGCATAGAGGGATTCCTGAAAAAGGAAGAGGAAAAGTGGCAGTGCCAGGAATGCGGCACAGTGATATGCTGTCATAACGGACTGTGCTTGAATTGTAATCTTGAAACACTACAACGGAATAAAAAATACCGCTGGAATGAGGAGTAG
- a CDS encoding DUF3267 domain-containing protein produces MDEDCFGQAGPGSTVPGAGLLCVNLKGVYYFVKIIKRKQLPEFDENLHQELVNSGWITLREPGTLAAAIILSVPFMVANLFISVMSIGVFSTISLEEFGFTPDSFSITIDPGVIISLVFVIIFHELLHLMFIPNFMSSTKTYVGLALFGGFVYTEEEIEKSRFKLITVAPFLIVSIILPIILGLFGILTSPLKLLILLNATASSVDMLSLLFVIMQVPNKAMLKNNGPKTYWKPH; encoded by the coding sequence GTGGATGAAGATTGCTTTGGCCAGGCTGGTCCTGGTTCCACTGTTCCTGGTGCTGGCTTACTATGCGTAAACCTGAAAGGAGTTTACTATTTTGTGAAAATAATAAAACGAAAGCAGCTGCCGGAGTTTGACGAGAACCTCCATCAAGAATTAGTTAACAGCGGATGGATAACATTAAGAGAACCTGGGACCTTAGCAGCTGCAATTATATTATCAGTTCCTTTTATGGTTGCCAACCTCTTTATTTCCGTAATGTCAATAGGGGTTTTTTCTACAATATCTTTGGAAGAATTCGGGTTTACCCCCGACTCGTTTTCCATAACCATCGATCCGGGTGTAATTATTTCACTGGTATTTGTTATTATATTCCATGAACTGCTCCACTTGATGTTCATCCCAAACTTCATGAGCTCAACAAAAACTTATGTTGGACTAGCTTTATTTGGGGGTTTTGTCTATACGGAAGAGGAGATTGAGAAATCAAGGTTTAAATTAATAACAGTGGCACCATTTCTTATAGTCTCAATCATATTGCCGATTATATTAGGCCTTTTCGGAATATTAACATCACCTTTAAAGCTTTTAATATTACTCAACGCCACGGCCTCGTCTGTAGATATGCTATCCCTTTTATTTGTTATAATGCAAGTGCCAAACAAGGCCATGCTAAAAAACAACGGGCCGAAAACTTATTGGAAGCCTCATTGA
- a CDS encoding SDR family oxidoreductase: protein MRSIVVITGANSGMGKATSIELAKIGAVIVMLCRSKERGEEALQNVRAISGNNSVELMLCDLGSIKSIRNFCVEFKKKYQQLNVLINNAGVILPGYHQTADGFELHFGVNHLGHFLLTNVLLNILIASAPARIINVTSGAHKTGKIYFEDVNLKKNYTFWRAYAQSKLANIMFTYELSERLKGTGVTANCLHPGAVATSMGINRDTGFGTLITRLLRPFFQTPEQGAETAIYLATSSDIEGVTGRYFYRKRSVPSSKSSYDKAIAKKLWDLSKKLVEFKGLS, encoded by the coding sequence ATGAGAAGTATTGTTGTTATCACAGGTGCAAATTCAGGGATGGGTAAGGCGACTTCCATTGAGCTTGCTAAGATCGGAGCAGTTATAGTAATGCTTTGTCGAAGCAAGGAGCGGGGAGAAGAAGCTCTTCAAAATGTTCGAGCTATAAGTGGAAATAATTCCGTGGAACTAATGCTCTGTGACTTAGGTTCTATAAAAAGTATAAGGAATTTTTGTGTAGAATTTAAGAAAAAGTATCAACAGCTTAATGTGCTTATTAATAATGCAGGCGTTATTCTGCCCGGATATCATCAGACAGCCGATGGATTTGAACTTCATTTCGGAGTTAACCACTTGGGTCACTTTCTTCTTACTAATGTGCTTCTTAACATTCTTATTGCAAGTGCTCCTGCAAGAATTATCAATGTTACATCAGGTGCACATAAAACTGGCAAAATATATTTTGAAGATGTTAATTTAAAGAAAAACTATACATTTTGGCGTGCCTATGCACAATCTAAGCTGGCGAATATTATGTTTACATATGAACTGTCAGAAAGGCTGAAAGGAACGGGTGTTACTGCGAACTGTCTTCACCCTGGTGCAGTTGCTACTAGCATGGGGATTAATAGAGATACTGGCTTTGGCACATTAATTACTCGACTGTTAAGACCATTCTTCCAGACTCCAGAACAGGGAGCAGAAACGGCAATATATCTTGCAACTTCTAGCGACATAGAAGGCGTAACTGGGAGATATTTTTATCGTAAAAGATCGGTACCGTCCTCGAAAAGTTCATATGATAAAGCTATTGCAAAAAAACTTTGGGATCTAAGTAAAAAATTGGTTGAATTTAAGGGTTTGAGTTAG
- a CDS encoding sensor histidine kinase produces the protein MPVLSGWKTQETIFKRIHLIMVVLFLLLSAYIVSLNQEQRFILIAGYSLYFIMAAFRHFYLSNLKNNIWQLVFPYLEGGVIYYITLIDVNNTGLGLIVLIVYDIALDYKYSYGIVYIIFGYMAYMSIYVANFLHLPLGNIILLFIIGGIQFILFVGFAFLAKEYSIQSRQLRETSAQLYAKMIAMEEMTLLKERNRIALEIHNTVGHQLTTALVQIEAARMLMDKDLAESKRRLGIIKDQVRKGLQEIRQAVHAIKVDKEYDNFPETVHRLMEQVRSHTKINVDCSFDDIEEAKLILKKTLYHMILESITNAIKHGHCQYIKMNLEKKAGIISLSCFNDGTVPQDIKYGYGLTTMKEQLKSLGGNLTMTINEDGWFGLVAEVPVFYQEENEDGKD, from the coding sequence GTGCCTGTTCTGTCTGGATGGAAAACACAAGAAACCATATTTAAACGCATACACCTAATCATGGTGGTTTTATTTTTGCTGTTGTCGGCTTACATCGTATCCTTAAATCAAGAGCAGCGTTTCATCCTTATCGCCGGTTACTCCCTTTATTTTATTATGGCGGCCTTTCGTCATTTTTATCTTTCTAATTTGAAAAACAATATCTGGCAGTTGGTCTTCCCTTACCTGGAGGGGGGCGTTATCTATTACATTACTTTAATAGATGTAAATAATACCGGCCTTGGTTTGATTGTCCTTATTGTCTATGATATTGCTTTGGATTACAAATATTCATACGGTATTGTCTATATCATTTTTGGATATATGGCGTATATGTCTATCTATGTGGCGAACTTCCTGCATTTGCCCCTGGGAAACATCATTCTCCTATTCATTATTGGAGGGATTCAGTTCATCCTCTTTGTTGGTTTTGCTTTTCTGGCAAAGGAGTACAGCATTCAGAGCAGGCAGCTTCGGGAAACTTCGGCACAGCTGTATGCAAAGATGATTGCCATGGAAGAAATGACGCTGTTAAAAGAGCGCAACCGGATTGCTTTGGAAATCCACAATACGGTGGGGCATCAATTGACAACGGCATTAGTACAGATAGAAGCTGCCCGAATGCTTATGGATAAAGACCTTGCAGAAAGCAAAAGGCGCCTGGGCATTATTAAAGACCAGGTGCGGAAAGGCCTTCAGGAAATACGGCAGGCTGTTCATGCCATTAAAGTAGATAAGGAATACGATAACTTTCCAGAAACAGTGCATCGTTTGATGGAGCAGGTCAGGTCCCATACAAAAATAAATGTAGACTGCAGCTTTGATGACATTGAAGAAGCAAAACTTATACTGAAGAAAACCCTTTATCATATGATTCTAGAGTCTATTACCAATGCCATTAAACATGGACACTGTCAATATATCAAGATGAATTTAGAAAAGAAGGCGGGGATCATCTCTCTTTCCTGCTTCAATGATGGTACTGTACCCCAAGATATTAAATATGGGTACGGTTTAACTACGATGAAAGAACAATTAAAAAGCCTGGGAGGCAATTTAACTATGACCATAAATGAGGACGGTTGGTTTGGCCTGGTGGCAGAAGTGCCCGTCTTTTATCAGGAGGAGAATGAGGATGGAAAAGATTAG
- a CDS encoding PLDc N-terminal domain-containing protein → MMTDLLTVEYLLILAPLLLFEFVLKGICIVKIFREGVTSLSKWVWLAIVLFISTLGPISFLIWGRRRDI, encoded by the coding sequence ATGATGACAGATTTATTAACTGTTGAGTACCTGTTGATTCTGGCTCCGCTGCTTTTATTTGAGTTTGTTTTAAAGGGGATTTGTATTGTAAAGATTTTTAGGGAAGGTGTGACAAGCTTAAGCAAATGGGTTTGGCTGGCAATTGTATTGTTTATTTCAACCCTGGGGCCCATTAGCTTTTTAATTTGGGGACGGAGGAGGGATATCTAA
- a CDS encoding CPBP family intramembrane glutamic endopeptidase yields the protein MVFFLIYLVFGPIPEELRWRGYGIDSLRSRFNFFTASLVMSII from the coding sequence TTGGTTTTTTTCTTAATTTATCTTGTTTTTGGTCCAATTCCAGAGGAACTTAGATGGCGTGGTTATGGAATAGATAGTTTAAGATCACGATTTAACTTTTTTACAGCTAGTTTAGTTATGAGTATAATCTAG
- a CDS encoding permease — translation MTNALVVLSLMAIILLFVAYRQDKHIEGLKEAKSMFLAVLPMLLFAFIIVGFIDILIPKEALQAWLGEESGWRGLIIGPAIGALIQGGPFAFFPLFNTIFRDSVTTGTAVAMITAWGMINIGHLPYEFTFLGPRFVALKYSIYIAIPSLAGLLANLLFR, via the coding sequence ATGACTAATGCACTTGTGGTATTATCTTTAATGGCAATAATACTTTTGTTCGTGGCGTACCGACAGGATAAACATATAGAAGGCCTGAAAGAAGCAAAAAGTATGTTTTTAGCCGTCTTGCCAATGCTTTTATTTGCTTTTATAATTGTAGGTTTCATTGATATATTAATACCTAAAGAAGCATTGCAAGCTTGGCTGGGAGAAGAATCTGGTTGGAGAGGTTTAATCATTGGACCTGCAATCGGTGCACTTATCCAAGGAGGCCCCTTTGCTTTTTTCCCTTTGTTTAATACTATATTCCGTGATAGTGTAACCACCGGAACAGCAGTTGCTATGATAACAGCCTGGGGAATGATTAATATAGGACACCTACCCTATGAATTCACCTTTTTAGGTCCTCGTTTTGTAGCACTTAAATACAGTATTTACATAGCAATACCATCACTGGCCGGTCTATTGGCAAATCTTCTGTTTAGATAA
- a CDS encoding DUF1294 domain-containing protein, translating to MEKLATSFLIINIVSFIVLGLDKNRAKTGNWRISERSLFVLAFFWRGYWYLPGNEDFSP from the coding sequence TTGGAAAAATTAGCTACATCTTTCTTGATAATAAACATTGTTAGCTTCATTGTTTTGGGTTTAGATAAAAACAGGGCTAAAACCGGTAACTGGAGGATATCGGAAAGAAGTTTGTTTGTGTTAGCATTTTTTTGGCGGGGCTATTGGTATTTACCTGGGAATGAGGATTTTTCGCCATAA
- a CDS encoding ABC transporter ATP-binding protein, which translates to MIQTEGLRKNFGSFQALKGIDLRVEKGEIYGFLGQNGAGKSTAMNILAGLSKANAGTCEVNGWDLAKIAHPGDLHIGYLPEEPSFYPWMTGRETLQYLGSRWQGNVEKRVQEMLGWVGLMEAANRRVGGYSRGMKQRLGMAAALFYDSDLILLDEPSSALDPEGRSDVLSLILDLKARGKTVFLSTHILSDAERVCDRVGILAHGQMVVEKTLEALYAENVQSIYDVTIPKTMQDTGLINRLSRLPGIHSVEAAGDKISISVDSPENSGKTLLNFFASTDLMVESFTLRRASLEDIFLEEVAKNGH; encoded by the coding sequence ATGATTCAGACAGAAGGGCTGCGTAAAAATTTTGGCAGCTTTCAAGCCCTGAAAGGGATTGATTTACGGGTTGAAAAGGGCGAGATCTACGGATTCCTTGGACAAAACGGTGCTGGTAAATCTACCGCCATGAACATTCTTGCGGGGCTTTCCAAAGCTAATGCCGGAACCTGCGAGGTGAATGGCTGGGATCTTGCCAAGATTGCGCACCCAGGGGATTTACACATCGGCTACCTGCCGGAAGAACCCAGTTTTTATCCCTGGATGACAGGTAGGGAAACCCTGCAATATCTGGGAAGCCGCTGGCAGGGTAATGTGGAGAAGCGTGTCCAGGAAATGCTGGGGTGGGTTGGGCTTATGGAAGCTGCCAACCGTCGTGTGGGTGGCTACTCCCGGGGCATGAAACAGCGATTGGGCATGGCCGCTGCCTTGTTCTATGATTCTGATCTGATTTTACTGGATGAACCATCATCCGCCTTAGACCCGGAAGGACGAAGTGATGTGCTGAGTCTTATCCTGGATTTAAAAGCCAGGGGAAAAACCGTTTTTTTGTCTACTCATATTTTAAGTGATGCCGAAAGGGTTTGCGACCGTGTAGGCATCCTTGCTCACGGTCAAATGGTGGTGGAAAAAACGCTGGAAGCCCTTTATGCAGAAAATGTACAGTCAATTTATGATGTAACCATACCAAAAACTATGCAGGATACCGGGCTCATTAATAGATTATCCCGCTTACCCGGAATTCATAGTGTTGAAGCTGCGGGAGACAAAATATCCATTTCTGTGGATTCCCCGGAGAATTCGGGGAAAACTCTCCTGAACTTTTTCGCATCAACGGACCTTATGGTAGAATCCTTTACACTGCGTAGAGCCAGCTTGGAAGATATTTTTTTGGAGGAGGTCGCTAAGAATGGACATTAA
- a CDS encoding DUF6518 family protein, protein MKDKLSQIRTKSDNVLTMQQNLWRVLLVLLLGAVLGFLAKYTDGSVVGEIGTYLGFWILVTTILVAWSRSPETAALHAFVFLVAMIVVYYIYSMILFGVFPKYYFIAWGSIALLAPIGGYVVWYARGNGWIAAFCAAFPISLLLAEGYSFTYTFSIPRGFELFSAILLFKILPKNYLQRIRILPIVVIMFLIIKHFGLVNLLP, encoded by the coding sequence ATGAAAGATAAGTTGAGTCAAATAAGAACAAAATCGGATAACGTGCTCACTATGCAACAAAACTTATGGCGAGTCTTGTTAGTATTATTACTAGGTGCTGTTTTAGGCTTTTTAGCAAAATATACAGATGGTTCAGTTGTTGGAGAAATTGGAACTTATCTAGGGTTTTGGATATTGGTAACTACTATACTTGTAGCATGGAGCCGCTCACCTGAAACTGCGGCTTTACACGCATTTGTATTTTTGGTAGCTATGATTGTTGTATATTATATTTACTCTATGATTTTATTTGGTGTATTTCCCAAATATTATTTTATAGCATGGGGTAGTATTGCTTTGCTTGCACCAATAGGCGGTTATGTTGTGTGGTACGCTCGGGGAAATGGCTGGATAGCCGCTTTTTGTGCCGCATTTCCAATCAGTTTGTTATTGGCAGAAGGCTATAGCTTTACCTATACTTTTTCTATACCGAGAGGTTTCGAATTGTTTTCAGCAATTTTACTATTTAAGATTCTACCCAAAAATTATCTACAACGCATACGCATTCTTCCTATTGTGGTAATTATGTTTCTTATCATTAAACATTTTGGACTAGTTAATTTATTGCCATGA
- a CDS encoding response regulator, translating into MLSQLGYKAHYAVDGAEAIIKNLEAKKTDHPFDLVVIDLTILGGMGGKDTIKYCLMKIHKLKLLFPAAIQPNP; encoded by the coding sequence ATGTTATCCCAACTGGGGTATAAGGCCCATTATGCTGTAGATGGAGCTGAAGCCATCATAAAAAACCTGGAAGCTAAGAAAACAGACCATCCTTTTGACCTGGTGGTGATAGACTTGACAATTCTCGGTGGTATGGGGGGCAAGGATACGATAAAATATTGCTTGATGAAGATCCATAAATTAAAGCTGTTGTTTCCAGCGGCTATTCAACCGAACCCATAA
- a CDS encoding permease: MKKESVIIGMNKTILGIGIVAGILAIIAFFQGGFSLVAKGLLLGGQTLLGVFPLLIIAFIVAGLVSNLISNKMVSKWLGKEAGWKGPLWGSLMGALVPGGPFFFYPLMATLIVSGASVGTMISFVAAKTLWNIARIPVEIAFVGVELTAIRFLITFAFPILAGGAVNIFLPGYSEKIREQVIQLQMKNKPGESSEQND; this comes from the coding sequence TTGAAAAAGGAAAGTGTGATCATAGGGATGAATAAAACAATCTTAGGAATAGGAATAGTCGCTGGTATTTTAGCCATAATCGCCTTTTTTCAAGGAGGCTTCTCATTAGTCGCTAAAGGATTATTACTAGGTGGACAAACGCTTCTCGGCGTCTTTCCTCTTCTAATTATTGCTTTTATAGTGGCTGGGTTAGTTTCCAACTTAATCTCGAACAAAATGGTATCTAAGTGGCTCGGGAAAGAAGCGGGCTGGAAAGGACCACTTTGGGGGTCATTGATGGGAGCCTTGGTTCCCGGTGGACCATTCTTTTTCTATCCTTTAATGGCAACTTTAATAGTTTCTGGAGCAAGTGTTGGTACAATGATTAGTTTTGTGGCTGCAAAAACCCTCTGGAATATTGCTCGAATTCCAGTTGAAATAGCATTTGTTGGAGTGGAACTTACAGCTATTAGATTCTTAATCACTTTTGCATTTCCAATATTGGCGGGAGGCGCTGTAAATATCTTTTTACCTGGGTATTCTGAGAAAATTAGGGAGCAAGTAATACAACTTCAGATGAAAAACAAACCTGGGGAAAGTAGTGAACAAAATGACTAA
- a CDS encoding arsenate reductase family protein, translating into MGIQIFGAAKCFDTKKAKRYFKERKIKYQFIDLFKYGLSKGELANVKAAVSLHNLFNQDTGYYKRLNLQYIGSSSVREEILFKNPKLYKTPIVRNGKNATLGYRPDVWKDWE; encoded by the coding sequence ATGGGCATACAAATATTTGGAGCAGCAAAATGCTTTGATACAAAAAAGGCAAAGCGGTACTTTAAAGAGAGAAAAATTAAATATCAGTTCATTGACCTCTTTAAATATGGATTAAGTAAAGGTGAGTTGGCAAACGTGAAAGCTGCCGTAAGTTTACATAATTTATTTAATCAGGATACGGGTTATTATAAGAGACTTAACCTTCAGTATATTGGAAGTAGCAGTGTCCGAGAAGAAATTCTTTTCAAAAACCCTAAGCTTTACAAAACTCCAATTGTAAGAAACGGCAAAAATGCTACGTTAGGTTATCGACCTGATGTGTGGAAGGATTGGGAGTAA
- a CDS encoding TetR/AcrR family transcriptional regulator, translated as MVKPGFVNLSREEQEKILEAAVDEFSQKDYDSASINQIIQNAGISKGSMYHYFHSKEDLYMYMLNRVMEEKAKFLQTVMQNLDRPLHELDFFESLAFQMEAAVQFAKKNYRYHMINNHLQNMPDNELKERIWGKFRDAFDQYIASMVDQAIEAGEVRKGLGRDFIIRVLGFIIIRFADIYPDYRELLQKGDDVMIKEMKKLFDFLKFGLSQDPQPTEEE; from the coding sequence GTGGTTAAACCAGGGTTTGTCAATTTATCCAGGGAGGAACAGGAAAAGATCCTGGAAGCAGCCGTGGATGAATTTTCCCAAAAAGATTATGACTCTGCTTCTATAAACCAAATCATACAAAATGCAGGTATTTCAAAGGGCAGCATGTATCACTATTTTCATAGTAAAGAAGACCTTTATATGTATATGCTGAACAGGGTAATGGAAGAAAAAGCAAAGTTCCTTCAAACGGTTATGCAAAATTTGGATCGCCCTCTCCATGAGCTGGATTTTTTTGAAAGCCTGGCTTTTCAGATGGAAGCAGCCGTTCAATTCGCAAAAAAGAATTATCGCTATCACATGATAAATAACCATCTGCAGAATATGCCGGACAATGAACTTAAAGAGAGGATCTGGGGAAAATTTAGAGATGCCTTTGACCAGTACATTGCTTCCATGGTTGACCAAGCCATTGAAGCCGGAGAGGTGCGAAAGGGCTTAGGAAGGGATTTTATAATACGTGTTCTTGGGTTCATAATCATAAGGTTTGCCGATATTTACCCGGATTATCGAGAACTTCTGCAAAAGGGCGATGATGTCATGATAAAAGAAATGAAAAAATTATTTGATTTTTTAAAGTTTGGCCTTTCCCAAGACCCACAACCAACAGAGGAGGAATAA
- a CDS encoding response regulator, protein MEKIRIMLVDDQMLLREGLKTIINLQEDMEVVAEAEHGKMAIEQMEKKIVDVILMDICMPVLNGVEACAVIKEEFPETSIIILTTFDNDDYIIDALTNGAAGYILKDIDASHLIMSIRDAHRGQMMLPGRIAAKLAARLSKQKSSFKTRQGVDIHKEPLFSDREKEIGLLLAQGLSNRQIAKELFLSEGTVKNYISDIYAKLGTNNRTKAGLLIQQLDDE, encoded by the coding sequence ATGGAAAAGATTAGAATTATGTTGGTGGATGACCAGATGCTCCTGAGGGAAGGCCTGAAGACCATTATTAACCTGCAGGAAGACATGGAAGTGGTGGCAGAAGCGGAACACGGTAAAATGGCCATTGAACAGATGGAGAAAAAAATAGTTGATGTGATTTTGATGGATATTTGTATGCCCGTTCTCAACGGGGTTGAAGCATGTGCCGTTATAAAAGAGGAATTCCCTGAAACGTCAATTATCATCCTCACTACCTTTGACAATGACGATTATATCATTGATGCCCTGACCAATGGGGCTGCTGGATACATTCTTAAAGATATCGATGCTTCCCATTTAATCATGTCCATTCGTGATGCTCATAGAGGTCAAATGATGTTACCTGGAAGGATTGCTGCAAAACTGGCGGCTCGCTTGTCTAAACAGAAATCTTCTTTTAAAACCCGACAGGGAGTAGATATCCACAAAGAGCCTCTCTTCAGCGACCGGGAAAAAGAGATAGGTTTACTATTGGCCCAGGGACTGAGCAACCGGCAAATTGCGAAAGAGCTATTTTTAAGTGAAGGAACCGTCAAAAATTATATCAGTGATATCTATGCCAAATTAGGAACAAATAATCGAACCAAGGCAGGACTTCTTATTCAACAGCTTGATGATGAGTGA
- a CDS encoding YwbE family protein, which yields MNGNIRENLKPGARVLIVQKQDQHTGKMTEGVVESILTSAATHPHGIKVRLIGGLVGRVKKIIP from the coding sequence ATGAATGGAAATATTCGTGAAAATCTAAAACCTGGTGCCCGAGTCTTAATAGTTCAAAAACAAGATCAGCATACCGGAAAAATGACCGAGGGTGTAGTTGAATCTATTCTTACCAGTGCTGCTACTCACCCCCATGGCATTAAAGTTAGGCTCATTGGAGGCTTAGTGGGTAGGGTCAAGAAAATCATTCCTTAA